A region of the Dyadobacter sp. CECT 9275 genome:
TGATATACACGTCACTAATTCACGTTCACCTCTTGTGCCGGCTTGTTGGTTTCCGGATTTTTGGGCAGGGTTACTATAAGTACCCCGTCCGTATAATCAGCACTGATGTTTTCAGTCAGTACTTTGCCGTTCAGCTGGAAAGAGCGTTCAAAAGAGCCCGGCTCATATTCTTGATAGGTATATTTGTTTGCGCTGTCACCTGCTTCCGGAGCTGCGTAGGCGATGGTGAGTACATCATTGCTGACGGATACCTTAAAATTACTTTTGCTGAGACCCGCAGCATAGAGCGAAATCTTAAAGGAAGATTCGTTGTCTTCTATATTAGCCGCTTTTCTGTTTAAAAACTGGC
Encoded here:
- a CDS encoding Hsp20/alpha crystallin family protein; protein product: MNNQQTADTHHHHGFGFRGGRGCGPFSKMFSGQFGGKAPWKEAFRGQFLNRKAANIEDNESSFKISLYAAGLSKSNFKVSVSNDVLTIAYAAPEAGDSANKYTYQEYEPGSFERSFQLNGKVLTENISADYTDGVLIVTLPKNPETNKPAQEVNVN